In Streptomyces qaidamensis, one DNA window encodes the following:
- the glpK gene encoding glycerol kinase GlpK, translating to MTDNSAKYVAAIDQGTTSSRCIVFDQNGAIVAVDQREHRQIFPKPGWVEHDATEIWSKVQAVVAGAIAKAGLRADQLSAMGITNQRETTLLWDRSTGKPVHNAIVWQDTRTAALCNQLGGSDGQDRFREQTGLPLATYFSGPKAAWLLDSVPDLRARAERGEIAFGTMDSWLIWNLTGGTDGGQHVTDVTNAGRTMLMNLETLQWDSSILSAMNIPEAMLPEIRSSSEVYGTAVGQLAGVPVASALGDQQAAVFGQACYDVGTAKNTYGTGSFLLLNTGDRPVASKSGLLTTMGYKIGTEAPVYCLEGAIAITGALVQWFRDQLGIIRTADEIEPLAASVEDNGGAYIVPAFSGLFAPYWRSDARGVITGLTRYVTKAHLARAVLEATSWQTREVVDAMYQDSGVHITTLKVDGGMTKNNLLMQHQADVLDVPVVRPKISETTCLGAAYAAGLATGVWNDLDELKAHWQKDVEWTPDMEASVRDREYHNWRKAVEKSFGWEEGDS from the coding sequence ATGACGGACAACTCCGCGAAGTACGTCGCAGCCATCGACCAGGGCACCACGTCGAGCCGCTGCATCGTCTTCGACCAGAACGGCGCGATCGTCGCCGTGGACCAGCGTGAGCACCGCCAGATCTTCCCGAAGCCCGGCTGGGTGGAGCACGACGCCACCGAGATCTGGTCCAAGGTGCAGGCGGTGGTGGCAGGGGCGATCGCGAAGGCCGGCCTGAGGGCCGACCAGCTGTCCGCGATGGGGATCACCAACCAGCGCGAGACGACCCTCCTGTGGGACCGCTCCACGGGCAAGCCGGTGCACAACGCCATCGTCTGGCAGGACACGCGGACGGCGGCGCTCTGCAATCAGCTGGGTGGCTCGGACGGGCAGGACCGCTTCCGCGAGCAGACGGGTCTGCCGCTGGCCACCTACTTCTCGGGGCCCAAGGCGGCCTGGCTGCTCGACAGCGTGCCCGACCTCCGGGCGCGTGCCGAACGCGGCGAGATCGCCTTCGGCACGATGGACTCCTGGCTGATCTGGAACCTCACGGGCGGCACGGACGGCGGGCAGCACGTCACCGACGTGACCAACGCCGGACGCACCATGCTGATGAACCTGGAGACCCTCCAGTGGGACTCCTCGATCCTCTCGGCCATGAACATCCCCGAGGCCATGCTGCCCGAGATCCGCTCCTCCTCCGAGGTGTACGGCACGGCCGTCGGCCAGCTCGCGGGTGTGCCGGTGGCCTCCGCGCTGGGCGACCAGCAGGCGGCCGTGTTCGGACAGGCCTGCTATGACGTGGGCACCGCCAAGAACACGTACGGCACGGGAAGTTTCCTGCTGCTCAACACGGGCGACCGCCCGGTGGCGTCGAAGAGCGGACTGCTGACGACGATGGGGTACAAGATCGGCACTGAGGCGCCGGTCTACTGCCTGGAGGGCGCGATCGCCATCACGGGCGCGCTGGTGCAGTGGTTCCGGGACCAGCTCGGCATCATCCGGACGGCCGACGAGATCGAGCCTCTCGCGGCGAGCGTGGAGGACAACGGCGGCGCGTACATCGTTCCGGCGTTCTCGGGCCTGTTCGCGCCGTACTGGCGCTCCGACGCACGTGGTGTGATCACCGGCCTGACCCGGTACGTCACGAAGGCGCACCTCGCGCGCGCGGTGCTGGAGGCGACGAGCTGGCAGACCCGTGAGGTCGTCGACGCCATGTACCAGGACTCCGGGGTGCACATCACCACCCTGAAGGTCGACGGCGGCATGACCAAGAACAACCTGCTCATGCAGCACCAGGCAGACGTGCTCGACGTCCCGGTGGTCCGGCCGAAGATCTCCGAGACGACCTGCCTGGGCGCCGCGTACGCGGCCGGTCTGGCCACCGGTGTGTGGAACGACCTGGACGAACTCAAGGCGCACTGGCAGAAGGACGTGGAGTGGACTCCGGACATGGAGGCGTCGGTGCGGGACCGTGAGTACCACAACTGGCGCAAGGCCGTGGAGAAGAGCTTCGGCTGGGAGGAGGGCGACAGCTGA
- a CDS encoding GTP-binding protein, with amino-acid sequence MIFGRSERGKPPVEPVTLKILVAGGFGVGKTTLVGAVSEIRPLRTEELLTEAGRPVDDTSGVEGKHTTTVAMDFGRITLREDLVLYLFGTPGQERFWFMWDELSEGALGAVVLADTRRLEDCFAAVDYFERRSIPFLVGVNCFEGAPRYPIEDVRQALDLDEGVPLMMCDARDRESVKEALIGVVQHAMAYAADRREAVTG; translated from the coding sequence ATGATCTTCGGGCGTTCTGAGCGCGGCAAGCCTCCGGTCGAGCCCGTCACGCTCAAGATCCTGGTGGCCGGCGGCTTCGGCGTGGGCAAGACCACGCTCGTCGGCGCGGTCAGCGAGATCAGGCCGCTGCGCACCGAGGAGCTGCTCACCGAGGCCGGGCGCCCGGTCGACGACACCAGTGGCGTGGAGGGCAAGCACACCACGACCGTGGCCATGGACTTCGGTCGTATCACCCTCCGCGAGGACCTCGTGCTGTACCTCTTCGGCACGCCCGGCCAGGAGCGGTTCTGGTTCATGTGGGACGAGCTCTCCGAGGGCGCACTCGGTGCCGTCGTCCTCGCCGATACCCGCCGCCTGGAGGACTGCTTCGCCGCCGTCGACTACTTCGAACGGCGCTCGATCCCCTTCCTCGTCGGCGTCAACTGCTTCGAGGGCGCTCCCCGTTACCCGATCGAGGACGTCCGCCAGGCCCTCGACCTGGACGAGGGCGTGCCGCTCATGATGTGCGACGCCCGCGACCGCGAGTCGGTCAAGGAGGCACTCATCGGCGTCGTCCAGCACGCCATGGCCTACGCGGCCGACCGACGCGAGGCCGTCACCGGCTGA
- a CDS encoding hydantoinase B/oxoprolinase family protein produces MTGWQFWVDRGGTFTDVVARRPDGRLLTHKLLSDSPARYADAAVEGVRTLLAGSGEPVDSVRMGTTVATNALLERKGERTLLLITRGFRDALRIAYQNRPSIFARRIELPELLYERVVEVDERIAADGTVLRVPDPEALAGPLQEAYEDGIRAVAVVCMHSHLHPAHEQAVGELAARVGFPQISLSSEASPLMKLVPRGDTAVVDAYLSPVLRRYVRQVADELEGVRLMFMQSNGGLTAAGQFRGKDAILSGPAGGIVGMARMSQLAGFDRVIGFDMGGTSTDVSHFAGAYERVFTSQIAGVRLRAPMLDIHTVAAGGGSVLHFDGSRYRVGPDSAGADPGPACYRGGGPLAVTDANVMLGRIQPAHFPKVFGPDGDQPLDETLVRDRFTALAREIGEQTGDDRTPEQVAEGYLQIAVANIASAVKRISVQKGHDVTRYALTTFGGAGGQHACMVADSLGIRTVLVPPMAGVLSALGIGLADTTAMREQSVEAPLEPVSMPGVRKTAEDLEAAARAELLAEDVPEERIEVTRRAELRYDGTDTTLTVELTEPEKMRRAFEDRHRATYSFTLDRPIVVEALSVEATGITESPDLSALAPYGATTDGSPAAPRTVRLHTGGAWRDVPLHRREDLPPSDTVTGPAVITEAGSTTVVDDGWRAAATDDGHLVMERAAITQSSDLDTKVDPVLLEVFNNLFMSIAEQMGARLESTAQSVNIKERLDFSCALFDPDGNLVANAHHIPVHLGSMGTSVKEVIRRRGSRMRPGDTYAVNDPYHGGTHLPDVTVITPVFDTPPPAATESDRAGRAGSDPEILFYAASRGHHAEIGGIAPGSMPAGSRTIEEEGVLFDNWLLAENGRFREDETLRLLTEATYPSRNPKTNLADLRAQIAANHKGVEEVGRMIEDYGLDVVQAYMRHVQDNAEEAVRRVIGALGDGEYAYETDSGAVIRVAVRVDRRNRSATIDFTGTSAQLPTNFNAPFSVVNAAVLYVFRTLVADDIPLNDGCLRPLRIVVPPGCLLAPEPPAAVVAGNVETSQAVTGALYAALGVQAEGSGTMNNVTFGNEQHQYYETVASGSGAGDGFSGAPVVQTHMTNSRLTDPEVLEWRLPVRLEEFAVRCGSGGAGRWHGGDGAVRRIRFLEPMTVSTLSQHRRVPPYGMAGGEPGALGANRVEHADGTVTALGGSDSADLVTGDVLVIETPGGGGYGPPSPDPHQAGEEIDDLRAF; encoded by the coding sequence GTGACTGGCTGGCAGTTCTGGGTGGACCGAGGCGGCACCTTCACCGACGTTGTCGCCCGGCGCCCGGACGGCCGGCTGCTCACGCACAAGCTGCTCTCGGACAGCCCCGCGCGCTACGCCGACGCCGCGGTCGAGGGCGTCCGCACCCTGCTGGCCGGCTCCGGCGAGCCCGTCGACAGCGTGCGCATGGGGACGACCGTCGCCACCAACGCCCTCCTGGAGCGCAAGGGCGAGCGCACCCTGCTGCTCATCACCCGCGGCTTCCGCGACGCCCTGCGCATCGCCTACCAGAACCGCCCGAGCATCTTCGCCCGCCGCATCGAGCTGCCCGAGCTGCTGTACGAGCGGGTCGTCGAGGTCGACGAGCGCATCGCCGCCGACGGCACCGTCCTGCGGGTTCCCGACCCGGAGGCCCTCGCCGGGCCACTGCAGGAGGCGTACGAGGACGGGATCCGCGCCGTCGCGGTGGTCTGCATGCACAGCCACCTCCACCCGGCCCACGAACAGGCCGTCGGGGAACTCGCCGCCCGCGTCGGCTTCCCGCAGATCTCGCTCTCCAGCGAGGCCAGCCCCCTGATGAAACTCGTCCCCCGCGGGGACACCGCCGTCGTCGACGCCTACCTCTCGCCCGTGCTGCGCCGCTACGTCCGACAGGTCGCCGACGAGCTCGAAGGCGTACGGCTGATGTTCATGCAGTCCAATGGCGGCCTCACCGCAGCGGGGCAGTTCCGCGGGAAGGACGCCATCCTGTCCGGGCCGGCCGGAGGCATCGTCGGCATGGCCCGTATGTCGCAGCTCGCCGGCTTCGACCGGGTCATCGGCTTCGACATGGGCGGGACTTCCACCGACGTCTCCCACTTCGCGGGCGCGTACGAGCGCGTCTTCACCAGTCAGATCGCCGGCGTCCGGCTGCGCGCCCCCATGCTGGACATCCACACCGTCGCGGCTGGTGGCGGGTCCGTCCTGCACTTCGACGGCTCCCGCTACCGCGTAGGGCCGGACTCGGCGGGCGCGGACCCGGGGCCCGCCTGCTACCGCGGCGGCGGACCGCTCGCCGTCACCGACGCCAACGTCATGCTCGGCCGGATCCAGCCCGCTCACTTCCCGAAGGTGTTCGGACCCGACGGCGATCAGCCCCTCGACGAGACACTCGTCCGGGACCGCTTCACCGCCCTCGCCCGCGAGATCGGCGAGCAGACCGGCGACGACCGCACGCCAGAACAGGTCGCCGAGGGCTACCTGCAGATCGCCGTGGCCAACATCGCCTCCGCCGTGAAGCGGATCTCCGTCCAGAAGGGCCACGACGTCACCCGCTACGCCCTCACCACCTTCGGAGGGGCCGGCGGCCAGCACGCCTGTATGGTCGCCGACTCCCTCGGCATCCGCACCGTCCTCGTGCCCCCCATGGCCGGAGTCCTGTCCGCACTCGGCATCGGTCTCGCCGACACCACCGCCATGCGCGAGCAGTCCGTCGAGGCACCCCTGGAACCCGTCTCCATGCCCGGCGTCCGCAAGACCGCCGAAGACCTCGAAGCGGCGGCGCGCGCCGAACTCCTCGCCGAGGACGTCCCCGAGGAACGCATCGAGGTCACCCGTCGCGCGGAGCTCCGCTACGACGGCACCGACACGACCCTCACCGTCGAGCTGACCGAGCCCGAGAAGATGCGGCGAGCCTTCGAAGACCGTCATCGCGCCACGTACTCCTTCACGCTCGACCGCCCGATCGTCGTCGAAGCCCTCTCCGTCGAAGCCACCGGCATCACAGAATCCCCCGATCTCTCCGCTCTCGCCCCCTACGGAGCCACCACGGACGGCAGCCCCGCGGCGCCGCGCACCGTCCGCCTCCACACCGGCGGTGCCTGGCGCGACGTGCCCCTCCACCGCCGCGAGGACCTTCCCCCCAGCGACACTGTCACCGGCCCGGCGGTCATCACCGAAGCCGGCTCGACGACCGTCGTCGACGACGGCTGGCGGGCCGCGGCGACCGACGACGGGCATCTGGTCATGGAACGCGCCGCGATTACGCAGAGTTCCGATCTCGACACGAAAGTCGACCCGGTTCTGCTTGAGGTCTTCAACAACCTGTTCATGTCGATCGCCGAGCAGATGGGCGCCCGCCTCGAATCCACCGCCCAGTCCGTCAACATCAAGGAGCGCCTGGACTTCTCCTGCGCCCTCTTCGACCCGGACGGAAACCTGGTGGCCAACGCCCATCACATCCCCGTCCACCTGGGCTCGATGGGCACGAGTGTCAAGGAGGTCATCCGTCGGCGCGGCTCCCGCATGCGCCCCGGAGACACCTACGCCGTCAACGACCCGTACCACGGCGGCACCCATCTGCCGGACGTCACCGTGATCACGCCGGTCTTCGACACCCCACCGCCGGCCGCCACGGAGAGTGACAGGGCAGGAAGGGCGGGAAGCGACCCGGAGATCCTGTTCTACGCCGCCTCGCGCGGCCATCACGCCGAGATCGGCGGCATCGCCCCCGGCTCCATGCCCGCGGGCAGCCGCACCATCGAGGAGGAGGGCGTCCTCTTCGACAACTGGCTTCTCGCCGAGAACGGCCGCTTCCGCGAGGACGAGACTCTCCGCCTCCTCACCGAAGCGACCTACCCCTCCCGCAACCCGAAGACCAACCTCGCCGACCTGCGCGCCCAGATCGCCGCCAACCACAAGGGTGTCGAGGAGGTCGGCCGCATGATCGAGGACTACGGCCTCGACGTAGTCCAGGCCTACATGAGGCACGTCCAGGACAACGCCGAAGAGGCCGTACGCCGCGTCATCGGCGCCCTCGGCGACGGCGAATACGCCTATGAGACCGACTCGGGCGCCGTCATCCGCGTGGCCGTGCGCGTGGACCGCCGGAACCGTTCCGCGACGATCGACTTCACCGGCACGTCCGCGCAACTGCCCACCAACTTCAACGCCCCCTTCTCGGTCGTCAACGCAGCCGTCCTCTACGTCTTCCGCACCCTCGTCGCCGACGACATCCCCCTCAACGACGGCTGTCTGCGCCCCCTGCGTATCGTCGTCCCGCCCGGCTGCCTGCTCGCCCCCGAGCCGCCCGCAGCCGTGGTCGCCGGGAACGTCGAAACCTCCCAGGCCGTCACCGGCGCCCTCTACGCGGCGCTCGGCGTCCAGGCCGAGGGCTCCGGGACCATGAACAACGTCACCTTCGGCAACGAGCAGCACCAGTACTATGAAACCGTTGCCTCAGGCTCCGGCGCGGGCGACGGCTTCTCCGGCGCACCCGTCGTCCAGACCCATATGACCAACTCCCGCCTCACCGACCCCGAGGTCCTGGAGTGGAGACTGCCCGTGCGCCTCGAGGAGTTCGCCGTCCGGTGCGGGAGCGGCGGCGCCGGACGGTGGCACGGCGGGGACGGCGCGGTACGCCGCATCCGCTTCCTCGAACCCATGACCGTCTCCACCCTGTCCCAGCACCGCCGGGTCCCGCCGTACGGCATGGCGGGTGGCGAGCCCGGCGCTCTCGGCGCCAACCGGGTGGAGCACGCCGACGGCACGGTGACCGCACTCGGCGGCAGCGACTCCGCTGACCTCGTCACCGGCGACGTACTCGTCATCGAAACCCCCGGCGGCGGAGGCTACGGCCCGCCGTCGCCCGACCCCCATCAAGCAGGAGAAGAGATCGATGATCTTCGGGCGTTCTGA
- a CDS encoding DUF742 domain-containing protein — protein MSADGQGRSHWFDDDAGPVVRPYAMTRGRTSSQGQHRLDLIAVVVTEPHADDPEADHMLSPEHVDIVGLCRDIPQSVAELAAELDLPIGVVRVLVGDLVDAEFVHVNRPVPPAELPDESILRDVINGLRAL, from the coding sequence ATGAGCGCTGACGGTCAGGGAAGAAGCCACTGGTTCGACGACGATGCCGGACCGGTCGTCCGCCCGTACGCCATGACCCGCGGCCGCACCAGCAGTCAGGGCCAGCACCGCCTTGACCTGATCGCGGTCGTGGTCACGGAGCCACATGCGGACGATCCGGAAGCCGACCACATGCTCTCCCCGGAGCATGTGGACATCGTCGGACTGTGCCGCGACATCCCGCAGTCGGTCGCCGAACTCGCAGCGGAACTCGACCTGCCGATCGGGGTGGTACGGGTCCTCGTCGGAGATCTCGTGGATGCGGAATTCGTCCATGTGAACCGGCCCGTACCCCCTGCCGAACTGCCGGACGAGAGTATTCTGCGCGACGTGATCAACGGCCTCCGGGCGCTGTGA
- a CDS encoding roadblock/LC7 domain-containing protein, producing MTAPKATGHTATIKGELNWLLDDLVDRVASIRKALVLSGDGLPTGVSKDLTREDSEHLAAVASGFHSLAKGVGRHFEAGNVRQTVVELDDAFLFVTAAGDGSCLAVLSDADSDVGQVAYEMTLLVKRVGVHLAAAPRTDLPAGG from the coding sequence ATGACCGCACCGAAGGCGACCGGCCACACCGCGACCATCAAGGGGGAGCTGAACTGGCTCCTCGACGACCTGGTGGACCGTGTCGCGAGCATCCGCAAGGCCCTCGTGCTCTCCGGCGACGGTTTGCCGACGGGCGTGTCCAAGGACCTGACCAGGGAGGACAGCGAGCACCTGGCCGCCGTCGCCTCCGGGTTCCACAGCCTCGCCAAGGGTGTGGGGCGTCATTTCGAGGCCGGCAACGTCCGCCAGACGGTTGTCGAGCTCGACGACGCCTTCCTGTTCGTGACGGCCGCCGGTGACGGCAGCTGCCTCGCCGTCCTCTCGGACGCCGACTCCGACGTCGGCCAGGTCGCCTACGAGATGACGCTCCTCGTGAAGCGAGTGGGCGTGCATCTGGCCGCCGCTCCGCGCACCGATCTGCCCGCAGGCGGGTAG
- a CDS encoding nitrate- and nitrite sensing domain-containing protein, translating to MRFRGKSIRRKIVALLLVPLVSLTAIWAFATVLTGREAGDLFNVSSVVEKIGYPIEDTVRVLQEERRQTLVHLADPRASDGLAALRRSRTATDKAVSSIRENARNPDVRDAMGADTDERLTAVLDAFDGIESLRRSVEDGTVNRSQALDLYNRLVDPCYVLLANLHVVDNVELDKQYRALVNLARARELLSREDALLGSALIVGRISHSEERDISDLVAQRTLMYDVNLPLLPVAERDRYQSFWKNASSAPLRVAEEAAVSSGAGTPRGISAKGWDSAAGNVLDELGTLNDQANDRYQDRVHPVAVGVIAKAVIAGALGLIALLLSLFLSVRVGRTLIRDLRQLRLEAHEASGVRLPSVMRRLSAGEQVDVETEVPRLEYDKNEMGEVGQALNTLQRAAVEAAVKQAELRAGVSEVFVNLARRSQVLLHKQLTLLDAMERRTEDTEELADLFRLDHLTTRMRRHAEGLVILSGAAPSRQWRKPVQLMDVVRAAVAEVEDYERIEVRRLPRIAISGPAVADLTHLVAELLENATVFSPPHTAVQVLGERVANGFTLEIHDRGLGMAAEALLDANLRLAETPEFELSDTDRLGLFVVSRLAQRQNVRVSLQPSPYGGTTAVVFIPDALLTDDVPDTNGIGFRLDRPQLAPDSEPQDSRRAALSQAPAQRTGLPASLLDGPVELEAPVDLETIGEFPGAIQDEDSEHGGLFRPRHSLTRASDETAGRRTDPRRQSADARGAADRSDSDEELSAPVQLPRRHTPKLVSSHGRPVTEQRPRRGKTDEETTTATGRTESSPTSALPQRRRGEEPTSGRATGRPGPEPASPLPARRPGEGSADGSRRGDALPDAPPLPARRRGTESARRGIGSAGRDENHTESPASPGSAAGDRSEPSALPSRTRRAEIASSGPDGPDHGSGPTSQVTDRPSGHGTGSGAAPRQTGSAPPPGSGSAPLPRRVRQANLAPQLKRSSEPRTDDRAEPVERDAEEVRSRMASLQRGWQRGREENAEGDSAHSGAAPQGTTEGDGR from the coding sequence ATGCGCTTTCGCGGGAAGTCCATCCGCCGGAAGATCGTGGCGCTGCTTCTCGTGCCGCTGGTGTCCCTGACCGCGATCTGGGCCTTCGCCACCGTGCTCACGGGACGTGAGGCGGGCGACCTGTTCAACGTGTCGTCCGTGGTGGAGAAGATCGGCTACCCCATCGAGGACACCGTTCGCGTCCTCCAGGAGGAACGCCGCCAGACCCTCGTCCACCTCGCCGACCCCCGCGCCTCCGACGGGCTCGCCGCGCTCCGGCGCAGCCGGACCGCCACCGACAAGGCCGTCAGCAGCATCCGTGAGAACGCCCGCAACCCCGATGTGCGCGACGCCATGGGCGCGGACACCGACGAGCGGCTGACCGCCGTTCTGGACGCCTTCGACGGCATCGAGTCGCTGCGCCGCAGTGTCGAGGACGGCACCGTCAACCGCAGCCAGGCCCTCGACCTCTACAACCGGCTCGTCGACCCCTGCTACGTCCTGCTCGCCAATCTGCACGTGGTCGACAACGTCGAACTGGACAAGCAGTACCGCGCGCTGGTCAATCTCGCCCGCGCCCGCGAACTGCTCTCCCGCGAGGACGCCCTCCTCGGCTCCGCCCTGATCGTCGGCAGGATCTCCCACTCCGAAGAGCGGGACATCTCCGACCTCGTGGCCCAGCGCACCTTGATGTACGACGTCAACCTGCCGCTGCTGCCCGTTGCGGAGCGGGACCGCTACCAGAGCTTCTGGAAGAACGCCTCCTCCGCCCCCCTGCGCGTGGCCGAGGAAGCCGCCGTCTCCTCCGGGGCCGGAACCCCCCGCGGTATCTCCGCCAAGGGCTGGGACAGCGCCGCCGGTAACGTGCTCGACGAGCTCGGCACCCTCAACGACCAGGCCAACGACCGTTACCAGGACCGCGTCCACCCCGTCGCCGTAGGCGTCATCGCCAAGGCGGTCATCGCCGGCGCACTCGGCCTGATCGCGCTGCTGCTCTCCCTCTTCCTGTCCGTACGCGTCGGCCGCACCCTCATCCGCGATCTGCGGCAGCTGCGTCTGGAGGCACACGAGGCGTCCGGAGTGCGCCTGCCCAGCGTCATGCGCCGCCTCTCCGCGGGCGAGCAGGTCGACGTCGAGACCGAGGTCCCGCGCCTCGAATACGACAAGAACGAGATGGGTGAGGTCGGCCAGGCCCTCAACACCCTGCAGCGCGCCGCCGTCGAGGCCGCCGTCAAGCAGGCCGAGCTGCGCGCAGGCGTCTCCGAGGTCTTCGTCAACCTCGCGCGCCGCAGCCAGGTCCTGCTCCACAAGCAGCTCACCCTGCTCGACGCCATGGAACGCCGGACCGAGGACACCGAGGAACTCGCCGACCTGTTCCGCCTCGACCACCTCACCACCCGCATGCGCCGGCACGCCGAGGGCCTCGTGATCCTCTCCGGCGCCGCGCCCTCCCGGCAGTGGCGCAAGCCCGTCCAGCTCATGGACGTCGTGCGCGCCGCCGTCGCCGAGGTCGAGGACTACGAACGCATCGAGGTCCGCCGCCTTCCGCGCATCGCCATCAGCGGCCCGGCCGTCGCGGACCTCACGCATCTCGTGGCCGAACTCCTGGAGAACGCCACAGTGTTCTCGCCGCCGCACACCGCCGTGCAGGTTCTCGGCGAGCGTGTCGCCAACGGCTTCACCCTGGAGATCCACGACCGTGGTCTCGGCATGGCCGCCGAAGCGCTGCTGGACGCCAATCTCCGGCTCGCCGAGACGCCGGAGTTCGAGCTGTCCGACACCGACCGGCTCGGTCTGTTCGTGGTCAGCCGTCTCGCCCAGCGCCAGAACGTCCGGGTCTCCCTGCAGCCCTCCCCGTACGGCGGCACGACCGCAGTGGTCTTCATCCCCGACGCCCTGCTGACCGACGACGTCCCGGACACCAACGGCATCGGGTTCCGGCTCGACCGCCCCCAGCTGGCCCCGGACAGCGAGCCGCAGGACAGCCGCCGTGCCGCGCTGTCCCAGGCACCTGCGCAGCGCACCGGCCTGCCCGCCTCCCTGCTGGACGGCCCTGTCGAGCTGGAGGCCCCCGTCGACCTGGAGACCATCGGGGAGTTCCCCGGCGCCATCCAGGACGAGGACAGTGAACACGGCGGTCTGTTCCGCCCCCGCCACTCCCTCACCCGCGCCTCGGACGAGACGGCGGGCCGCCGCACCGACCCGCGCCGGCAGAGCGCCGATGCCCGGGGCGCGGCGGACCGGAGCGACAGCGACGAGGAGCTGAGCGCTCCCGTCCAGCTGCCCCGCCGCCACACCCCCAAGCTGGTCAGCTCGCACGGGCGCCCGGTCACCGAGCAGCGCCCCCGGCGGGGGAAGACGGACGAGGAGACCACCACGGCCACCGGCCGAACGGAGTCCAGCCCCACCTCCGCCCTCCCGCAGCGCCGCCGGGGCGAGGAGCCCACGAGCGGCCGGGCCACCGGCCGGCCGGGACCCGAGCCCGCGTCCCCCCTTCCGGCCCGGCGCCCCGGCGAGGGCTCCGCGGACGGCAGCCGACGCGGGGACGCCCTGCCGGACGCGCCGCCGCTGCCGGCGCGCCGCCGCGGGACGGAATCCGCCCGCCGTGGCATCGGATCGGCCGGCCGCGACGAGAACCACACGGAATCCCCGGCCTCGCCCGGCAGCGCCGCCGGTGACCGATCCGAGCCGTCCGCTCTGCCCTCGCGGACCCGCCGCGCGGAGATCGCCTCGAGCGGCCCGGACGGACCGGACCACGGCTCCGGCCCCACGTCGCAGGTCACCGACAGGCCCTCGGGCCACGGGACAGGCTCCGGCGCCGCGCCCCGGCAGACCGGTTCCGCACCACCGCCCGGCTCCGGCTCCGCGCCGTTGCCCCGGCGTGTCCGCCAGGCCAACCTGGCCCCGCAACTGAAGCGGAGCTCGGAGCCGCGTACCGACGACAGGGCCGAGCCCGTCGAACGCGACGCCGAGGAAGTACGCAGCCGCATGGCATCGCTCCAGCGTGGCTGGCAGCGTGGCCGTGAGGAGAACGCCGAGGGCGACTCAGCCCACAGCGGCGCAGCACCACAAGGAACGACAGAGGGGGACGGTCGATGA